A genomic segment from Candidatus Korarchaeum cryptofilum OPF8 encodes:
- a CDS encoding aldehyde ferredoxin oxidoreductase family protein produces MSSKLYGYAGKLLRINLTDGSIKVEPLSREVIRGFIGGRGMNMRMLYSEVRGADPLSPMNKLYISTGPLAGTGFPLGSRLNVSGKSPQTGLIGDSNVGGHFSAEMKYAGYDSIILEGRSERPVYIYISDGEVELRDASGIWGRRISDAYSEILRELGDWRAQIALIGPAAEKLVRYSGIFFNLYRPAARTGMGALMASKKVKAIAVRGDGYVEVARPAEFERIVDEIEEETYAHPQFWPRRIMGTSRILMAANRLGILPGNHFKEPVLDYAFEVSGEYLALKYNVKSMSCFSCIVNCSRFFLVKDGEYSGLMGEGPEYEALAGMTARIGNSDLNAGLKAISLLNDLGMDVISTSEVISWAMELYESGALKKEEIGLELNWGNMDSVMKLIEMIAGREGFGDILADGVAKASERLGKGREIAMHVKGLEMIQVDPRGLKGYGLGFAVASRGADHLRSEPFIELSDDPKIGEAMFGEGEATLRLGVRGKGKLVAYYENICALVDSLEVCKNLAENMDLLNYERVAKLMGAVTGLDFTPEEVRDIGERIVNLERAFNIREGVTRADDRLPKRFLEERIARGPSAGHLMELDRMLDEYYEVRGWDRERGIPSRGKLMELGLEDVILDLEANGIKLP; encoded by the coding sequence ATGTCGAGTAAGCTGTACGGATACGCTGGAAAGCTACTGAGGATAAATTTGACTGATGGAAGCATCAAGGTGGAACCGCTGAGCAGGGAAGTGATAAGGGGCTTCATAGGGGGGAGGGGGATGAACATGAGGATGCTCTACAGCGAGGTGAGGGGAGCTGACCCCCTGAGCCCCATGAACAAGCTCTACATATCAACGGGTCCCCTGGCGGGCACCGGCTTCCCCCTGGGTTCTAGACTCAACGTATCCGGGAAATCTCCTCAGACCGGGTTGATCGGAGATTCCAATGTGGGAGGGCATTTCTCCGCTGAGATGAAATACGCTGGCTATGATTCCATAATATTAGAGGGTAGGAGCGAGAGGCCCGTCTATATTTACATATCGGATGGCGAGGTGGAGCTCAGGGATGCGAGCGGCATATGGGGGAGGAGGATCTCGGATGCTTACAGCGAGATACTCAGGGAGCTTGGGGATTGGAGAGCTCAAATAGCTCTAATTGGGCCTGCAGCTGAGAAACTAGTTAGATACTCTGGGATCTTCTTCAACCTCTATAGGCCAGCTGCCAGGACCGGGATGGGAGCTCTAATGGCATCTAAGAAAGTGAAAGCGATCGCTGTCAGGGGAGATGGTTATGTGGAAGTAGCTAGACCGGCGGAATTCGAGAGGATAGTGGATGAGATAGAGGAGGAAACCTATGCCCATCCGCAGTTCTGGCCCAGGAGGATAATGGGAACTTCTAGAATATTAATGGCAGCGAATAGGCTCGGTATACTTCCGGGAAATCACTTCAAGGAGCCGGTTTTAGATTACGCCTTCGAGGTGAGCGGGGAGTACCTCGCCCTGAAGTACAATGTTAAGAGTATGTCGTGCTTCTCCTGCATCGTCAACTGCAGCAGGTTCTTCTTAGTTAAGGATGGTGAGTACTCCGGCCTGATGGGAGAGGGTCCTGAGTACGAAGCTCTAGCTGGCATGACCGCGAGGATAGGGAATAGCGATTTGAACGCGGGATTGAAGGCCATATCCTTATTGAACGACCTAGGTATGGATGTGATATCGACAAGCGAAGTCATATCCTGGGCTATGGAGCTATATGAGAGTGGCGCCCTTAAGAAGGAGGAGATCGGGCTCGAGCTGAACTGGGGGAATATGGATTCAGTGATGAAGCTCATAGAGATGATAGCTGGGAGGGAGGGCTTCGGCGATATCTTAGCTGATGGTGTTGCTAAAGCTTCTGAGAGGCTTGGGAAGGGAAGAGAGATCGCTATGCATGTCAAAGGTCTTGAGATGATTCAAGTAGATCCTAGAGGACTGAAGGGATATGGATTGGGCTTCGCTGTAGCGAGCAGAGGGGCTGATCATCTGAGATCGGAGCCATTCATAGAGTTGAGCGACGATCCCAAGATAGGCGAGGCTATGTTCGGGGAGGGGGAGGCCACTCTCAGGCTCGGGGTGAGGGGGAAGGGGAAATTAGTGGCTTACTATGAGAACATATGCGCTCTAGTCGATTCCCTAGAGGTATGCAAGAATTTGGCTGAGAACATGGACCTCTTGAATTATGAGAGAGTTGCTAAGCTAATGGGAGCCGTCACCGGCTTGGACTTCACGCCGGAGGAAGTCAGGGATATTGGGGAGAGGATAGTGAACTTGGAGAGGGCCTTCAATATCAGGGAGGGGGTGACTAGAGCTGATGATCGCTTGCCAAAGAGGTTCTTGGAGGAGAGGATAGCTAGAGGACCGTCAGCCGGGCATCTGATGGAGCTTGATAGGATGCTGGATGAGTACTACGAGGTCAGGGGATGGGATCGGGAGAGGGGGATACCGAGCAGGGGGAAGTTGATGGAGCTCGGACTGGAGGATGTGATCCTCGATCTAGAGGCGAATGGTATCAAATTACCTTAA
- a CDS encoding 4Fe-4S dicluster domain-containing protein: MPAIRVDASRCSGCRYCEMWCSYKHEGVFSSSLSRVTVVRDVRIGLDYPVICRFCEPAPCMEACPTGSIRRNDIGAIVIFEETCSSCGNCINSCPYGAIRMHKTKGVPIVCDLCGGEPECVKRCPMNALTFQRFEVRALEITDPAYIYALREFAEQAGRWGLDVE, translated from the coding sequence ATGCCGGCTATAAGAGTCGATGCGAGTAGGTGCTCTGGATGCAGGTATTGCGAGATGTGGTGCTCATACAAACACGAGGGTGTCTTCAGCTCATCCCTCTCGAGGGTGACTGTGGTCAGGGATGTGAGGATCGGACTCGACTATCCAGTTATCTGCAGGTTCTGTGAGCCGGCTCCCTGCATGGAGGCCTGTCCAACGGGCTCCATCCGGAGGAATGATATAGGAGCCATAGTTATTTTCGAGGAAACTTGCTCGAGTTGCGGCAATTGTATTAATAGCTGTCCATATGGGGCAATTAGGATGCACAAAACTAAGGGAGTCCCCATCGTCTGTGATCTCTGCGGTGGAGAGCCTGAATGCGTTAAAAGATGCCCTATGAACGCTCTGACATTCCAAAGGTTTGAGGTTAGGGCGCTCGAAATAACTGACCCCGCTTACATCTACGCCCTGAGAGAATTCGCGGAGCAGGCTGGGAGGTGGGGCCTCGATGTCGAGTAA
- a CDS encoding PD-(D/E)XK nuclease family protein produces MTLSPEEKRKFLESLKKDEEFRYAVAGMLGYSEILERITSIEERIVNLEERFARLEERFARLEERFLELEERVARLEEEMISFRRLIVVIAHRFGVISEESFREGMKYVVEEVLGAAKVSKLLLRDERGFVYGHPSTVDVDVLVRDGEHVIVEVKSRVSKGDVAEISRIGSLYEEKEGVKPRLLIVGGFVDKGAAELAKELGVEIRGVIEDL; encoded by the coding sequence ATGACGCTCTCTCCCGAGGAGAAGAGGAAGTTCCTTGAGTCATTGAAGAAGGATGAGGAGTTCAGGTACGCTGTAGCGGGGATGCTTGGCTACAGCGAGATATTGGAGAGGATAACTTCCATTGAGGAGAGAATCGTCAATCTTGAGGAAAGATTTGCGAGACTCGAAGAGAGGTTTGCGAGGCTTGAGGAAAGGTTTTTAGAATTGGAGGAGAGAGTTGCGAGGCTTGAGGAGGAAATGATTTCCTTCAGACGTTTAATCGTGGTCATTGCTCATAGATTTGGAGTTATATCCGAAGAATCCTTCAGAGAGGGGATGAAGTATGTAGTTGAGGAGGTCCTCGGGGCTGCGAAGGTCTCGAAGTTGCTCTTGAGGGATGAGAGGGGCTTCGTCTATGGACATCCATCGACAGTGGATGTCGATGTCCTAGTGAGGGATGGGGAGCATGTGATCGTGGAGGTGAAGTCGAGAGTATCGAAGGGCGATGTGGCCGAGATCAGCAGGATAGGGAGCTTATATGAGGAGAAAGAGGGTGTGAAGCCCAGGCTCCTCATAGTAGGTGGATTCGTGGACAAAGGAGCTGCTGAACTAGCTAAGGAATTGGGAGTGGAAATAAGAGGAGTTATTGAGGATCTCTAG
- a CDS encoding carboxypeptidase M32 — protein sequence MEFSADIKEILIRYRDIWSLRYALSLLSWDMETYMPPLASEERGEVRGNLETQVQRLYTHPEFIGLVENAKPRNEIEEGIIRVLKRWIKYYTRIPKELIEEEERTVAKAFQDWKEARAKSDFSIFMPTLEKIVELQRRKADYLGYEDHPYDALLDIYEEGLTLKKCERIFSVLKDISSLFKKLKERYPERHEIEEIGYDERMMRRLIEHVLSHLGFDTSRARLDTSPHPFTIHMGLYDVRITVRYEGKDFRRALMAAVHEFGHASYEMNISEELRATPVQSGASLGFHESQSRFWENIVGRSRAFVRRFYDPMLMAIPELRKYDEEDIYTYFTMVKPELIRVEADEVQYPLHIGLRFELERRMIEGDLKVEELPEIWNQRMEELIGITPPNDSLGVLQDIHWAHATIGYFPTYAIGSMIAAQLYYKLELADRVKEGKFKEVMEVLRERIHKHGSVYSPEDLLKRTTGEYVNPEYFLRYLNEKYS from the coding sequence ATGGAGTTCTCAGCAGATATCAAGGAGATACTAATCAGGTACAGGGATATATGGTCCTTGAGATACGCTCTCTCCCTGCTAAGCTGGGATATGGAGACTTACATGCCCCCTCTAGCCTCTGAGGAGAGGGGCGAGGTCAGGGGGAACCTGGAGACTCAGGTGCAGAGGCTCTACACTCATCCAGAGTTCATAGGGCTAGTTGAGAACGCTAAGCCGCGGAATGAGATCGAGGAAGGGATAATAAGGGTTCTGAAGAGGTGGATAAAGTATTACACGAGGATACCCAAGGAATTAATAGAAGAGGAGGAGAGGACCGTCGCGAAAGCCTTCCAGGATTGGAAGGAGGCGAGGGCCAAATCCGACTTCTCGATATTCATGCCCACCCTTGAGAAGATAGTCGAGCTCCAGAGGAGGAAAGCGGATTACTTGGGCTACGAGGACCATCCCTATGATGCCCTACTCGATATATATGAGGAGGGATTGACCCTGAAGAAGTGCGAGAGGATTTTCTCAGTCCTCAAGGATATCTCATCACTATTCAAGAAGCTCAAGGAGAGGTACCCGGAGAGGCACGAGATAGAGGAGATAGGTTACGATGAGAGGATGATGAGGAGGCTCATAGAACACGTCCTCTCCCACTTAGGGTTCGATACTTCGAGGGCTAGGCTCGATACATCCCCGCATCCATTCACGATTCACATGGGCCTCTACGATGTCAGGATAACCGTTAGGTACGAGGGGAAGGACTTCAGGAGAGCCCTAATGGCGGCTGTGCACGAATTCGGCCACGCTTCTTATGAGATGAACATAAGCGAGGAGCTGAGGGCGACTCCAGTCCAATCAGGGGCTTCTTTAGGATTCCACGAATCTCAATCTAGGTTCTGGGAGAACATCGTCGGGAGATCGAGGGCTTTCGTGAGGAGGTTCTACGATCCAATGCTCATGGCGATCCCCGAGCTCAGGAAGTACGATGAGGAGGATATATACACTTACTTCACTATGGTCAAGCCGGAGCTGATAAGGGTAGAGGCCGATGAAGTCCAGTACCCTCTCCACATAGGCCTGAGGTTCGAGTTAGAGAGGAGGATGATAGAGGGGGATCTGAAAGTTGAGGAACTTCCTGAGATTTGGAACCAGAGGATGGAGGAGCTGATAGGGATAACTCCGCCCAACGATAGCTTGGGGGTCTTGCAGGATATACACTGGGCTCACGCGACTATAGGCTACTTCCCGACTTACGCTATAGGGAGCATGATAGCTGCTCAGCTCTACTACAAACTGGAACTAGCTGATAGAGTTAAGGAGGGGAAGTTTAAGGAGGTGATGGAAGTGCTGAGGGAGAGGATCCATAAGCACGGTTCTGTCTACAGCCCAGAGGATCTGCTCAAGAGGACGACTGGTGAGTACGTAAATCCTGAGTACTTCCTGAGGTACCTGAATGAGAAGTACTCATAG
- a CDS encoding PD-(D/E)XK nuclease family protein: MALSAEEKRRFLRSLDEDIEFRYAVAGYLGISEILKRLDSLEESMLKLWENQNKLWEEVKSLREGQDKLREEFDKLSMRVEVTIGSMGRRWGEDLERMVLEIFKEALEKRGIEPGKVEKLRFVDRDGSITGIKGKVVDIDISVKDDKLYLIEVKSRAELDHIDALYMKARAAEKYLNRSADKIILVSVNVDREAYDRAEELGIEVICGHVIE; the protein is encoded by the coding sequence ATGGCTCTATCCGCCGAGGAGAAGAGGAGGTTCCTGAGATCGCTGGATGAGGACATAGAGTTCAGATATGCAGTTGCTGGCTACCTGGGAATTTCTGAGATATTGAAGAGGCTCGATTCGTTGGAGGAGAGTATGTTAAAGCTTTGGGAGAATCAGAATAAGCTTTGGGAGGAGGTAAAATCTCTCAGGGAGGGACAGGATAAACTGAGGGAGGAATTCGACAAACTCAGCATGAGAGTAGAGGTCACCATAGGGAGCATGGGGAGGAGATGGGGGGAGGATCTCGAGAGAATGGTGCTAGAGATATTCAAGGAGGCCCTAGAGAAGAGGGGGATTGAGCCCGGGAAAGTAGAGAAACTAAGATTCGTGGATAGGGATGGAAGCATAACGGGGATCAAGGGCAAGGTGGTGGATATAGATATCTCAGTGAAGGATGATAAGCTCTACTTAATTGAGGTGAAGTCAAGAGCTGAGCTAGATCATATAGATGCTCTTTATATGAAGGCAAGAGCTGCTGAGAAGTACTTGAATAGAAGTGCGGATAAGATAATCCTAGTTTCAGTCAACGTTGATAGAGAGGCTTACGATAGGGCTGAGGAACTGGGGATAGAGGTCATATGCGGGCATGTGATAGAGTAG
- a CDS encoding DUF7557 family protein: MPATEPIRIGKDTKEELKRLKIHPRETYDDVIKRLIEEYKRGRHAKD; encoded by the coding sequence ATGCCTGCTACTGAGCCGATTAGGATTGGGAAGGATACTAAGGAGGAGTTGAAGAGGCTGAAGATTCACCCTAGGGAAACCTATGATGATGTGATCAAGAGACTCATTGAGGAGTACAAGAGGGGTAGGCATGCGAAGGACTAA
- a CDS encoding SPL family radical SAM protein: protein MLRVLKPFDPWRSELCTCPRKYSLHPYTGCTHSCLYCYATSYVGRRISKPKLDFIKMLKKDIYEADPRIPVELSTSSDPYTPEEAVIGITRASLKLLKSRGFKVLITTKGTSFKYDQDLFDAVMVTITTLDDEISSKLEPNAPSPSERLEALSQVEKRKGVRIDPIIPKINDDLDDIRELLREARDCGAEHVVFSTYKAKPDNLRRMLNAFPELAELNFTERIGGYKYLERGLRYKLLKGAVEEALKLGMTASVCREGFPDLMRSSSCDGTHML, encoded by the coding sequence GTGTTGAGGGTGCTGAAGCCCTTCGATCCCTGGAGGAGTGAGCTCTGCACGTGCCCTAGGAAGTACTCCCTCCACCCCTACACCGGTTGCACGCACTCCTGCCTCTACTGCTACGCCACATCTTATGTAGGCAGGAGGATAAGCAAGCCGAAGCTTGACTTCATCAAGATGCTCAAGAAGGACATATATGAGGCCGATCCAAGGATCCCAGTCGAGCTATCGACTAGCAGCGACCCTTATACACCTGAGGAGGCTGTCATAGGGATAACTAGGGCCTCCCTGAAGCTGCTGAAATCCAGGGGCTTTAAGGTGCTGATAACGACTAAGGGTACCTCATTCAAATACGATCAGGATTTATTTGACGCTGTTATGGTCACTATAACTACTCTAGACGATGAAATCTCCTCTAAATTAGAGCCCAATGCCCCATCCCCCTCGGAGAGGCTGGAAGCCCTCTCCCAGGTGGAGAAGCGAAAGGGAGTGAGGATAGATCCGATAATACCAAAGATAAATGATGATCTCGATGATATAAGGGAGCTCCTTAGGGAGGCTAGGGATTGCGGTGCTGAGCATGTCGTCTTCTCGACTTACAAAGCCAAGCCGGACAACCTGAGGAGGATGCTGAACGCCTTCCCCGAGTTAGCTGAGCTCAATTTCACCGAACGTATCGGCGGTTACAAGTACTTGGAGAGGGGCCTCAGGTACAAGCTGCTCAAGGGGGCTGTCGAGGAAGCATTGAAGCTGGGGATGACTGCTTCAGTCTGCAGGGAGGGATTCCCAGATCTCATGAGGTCGAGTTCTTGTGACGGGACCCATATGCTATGA
- the nrdD gene encoding anaerobic ribonucleoside-triphosphate reductase produces the protein MLELLSLIEGYLDKDDNSRHNANLIYSLPSLAGILSGYVQREFYLNKVLTEEQRLLHEEGWWYHHQMAQLSPYCAGFSALDIMRHGLQSRNPFSVKSRPPRHLRTFLDQAANFILKMSQEVSGAVALNDLTSVAAAYVWYEREILGRELRYGDIKNAFQSFVYNVNLDFRSGNSPFTNVTITIGGPAPALMDEPVTIGMSLSEPKRFSDIPRSYYDEVNNALIEVMSEGDAEGKPWTFPLITLYITEDFDWESEVFERLLDLMDSFGGIYFENYIPKPFLDDKWRSKVGNLEVRDPKLQRSFCCRFQVDLNELLRVPHTGSIFGNLSGVGSIGVITLNFNRLAYLHRGNLSSLLDHLDILLEMARDALNRKRDFILRNKQLYPTFFYYVDESLRTYFNTISLGGGHEGLVNFGVKKGILCEEGLRLAKLISERILEKLREFQEADGVAWNFEYAPMETAAGYLARKDLEFVENLREGRVTRMFSDIVDARKEAPDIYVSGSRERPILTSGFQPPFSEGDISKLVYVSAHTQNYATGGSVLHTFLGQKVSSDTKKELVRKIFNNYPVKYMTITPTLTRCNKCGAKFVGEYLECPKCGSDDTTIYSRVVGYFRPIARRVKRRDPSRGIYDGEENIWQDSRRADWLTSSPP, from the coding sequence ATGCTAGAGCTCCTCTCCCTGATCGAGGGATACTTGGATAAAGACGATAACAGCAGGCATAACGCAAACTTAATTTATTCCCTCCCTTCCCTAGCCGGGATCCTCTCTGGATATGTCCAGAGGGAATTCTACCTGAACAAAGTCCTTACGGAGGAACAGAGGCTCCTTCATGAGGAGGGGTGGTGGTATCATCATCAGATGGCTCAATTGAGCCCTTACTGCGCTGGTTTCTCAGCTCTTGATATAATGAGGCACGGCCTTCAATCCAGAAACCCATTCAGCGTTAAGTCTAGGCCCCCTCGCCATCTAAGGACGTTCCTAGATCAAGCGGCTAACTTCATACTCAAGATGAGTCAAGAGGTATCGGGGGCTGTGGCCCTCAATGACCTAACTTCAGTCGCAGCCGCCTACGTCTGGTACGAGAGGGAGATCTTGGGGAGGGAATTGAGATATGGAGACATTAAGAATGCCTTCCAATCTTTCGTTTACAATGTTAACTTGGATTTCAGGAGTGGGAACTCCCCTTTCACGAACGTAACGATAACGATAGGTGGTCCGGCTCCAGCTCTAATGGATGAACCGGTCACGATAGGGATGAGCTTAAGCGAGCCCAAGAGATTCTCAGATATACCCAGATCTTACTACGATGAGGTCAATAACGCCCTCATAGAGGTGATGTCCGAGGGTGATGCTGAGGGGAAGCCCTGGACCTTCCCCCTCATAACTCTCTACATAACTGAAGACTTCGATTGGGAATCCGAAGTCTTCGAGAGGCTCTTAGATTTAATGGATAGCTTCGGCGGTATATACTTCGAGAACTACATCCCGAAGCCCTTCCTAGATGATAAGTGGAGGAGCAAGGTGGGTAACTTGGAGGTGAGGGACCCTAAGCTCCAAAGATCTTTCTGCTGCAGGTTCCAAGTGGATCTAAATGAGCTCCTTAGGGTCCCTCACACGGGTTCGATATTCGGGAACCTCTCGGGCGTCGGATCGATAGGAGTTATAACGCTGAATTTCAACAGGCTCGCCTACTTGCACAGGGGTAACTTGAGCTCCCTGCTCGATCACCTCGATATATTGCTGGAGATGGCTAGAGATGCTCTCAACAGGAAGAGGGACTTCATATTGAGGAATAAGCAGCTCTATCCGACCTTCTTCTACTACGTGGATGAATCCCTCAGGACCTACTTCAACACAATATCTTTGGGAGGTGGACACGAGGGCTTAGTGAACTTCGGTGTGAAGAAGGGGATACTTTGTGAGGAGGGCTTGAGATTAGCGAAGCTAATATCTGAGCGCATACTTGAGAAGCTCAGGGAATTCCAAGAGGCAGATGGGGTCGCCTGGAACTTTGAATATGCCCCAATGGAGACGGCCGCTGGCTACCTAGCGAGGAAGGATCTTGAATTCGTTGAGAACCTAAGGGAGGGCAGAGTTACGAGGATGTTCAGTGATATAGTGGATGCCCGGAAGGAAGCACCCGATATATATGTATCTGGATCGAGGGAGAGGCCCATCCTGACCTCAGGCTTTCAGCCTCCATTCAGCGAGGGCGATATCTCGAAGCTAGTCTATGTCTCAGCTCACACCCAGAATTACGCTACAGGTGGATCGGTCCTTCATACCTTCTTGGGGCAGAAGGTTAGCTCTGATACCAAGAAAGAGCTAGTGAGAAAAATTTTCAACAACTACCCGGTTAAGTATATGACGATAACTCCAACGCTGACTAGATGTAATAAGTGCGGTGCGAAATTCGTCGGGGAGTATTTAGAGTGCCCTAAGTGCGGGAGCGATGATACTACGATATACTCGAGGGTCGTCGGTTACTTCAGGCCGATAGCGAGGAGGGTTAAGAGGAGGGATCCCTCCAGGGGGATCTATGATGGTGAGGAGAACATATGGCAGGACTCCAGGAGAGCCGACTGGCTGACCTCCTCCCCGCCCTGA
- a CDS encoding phospholipase D family nuclease — MRVSGALIVILLIALAYVIVNQPRFCPQNPQINVYFCPEDSCGNAVISLIDRANRSVDVAMYSFTHEGIADALIRAKERGVSVRVIIESEQVTSYSQYGRLRAAGIEVKLDKNPYLMHNKFAVVDGKVVATGSFNYTESADKKNDENLIIIWDPEIASKYESEFEEMWEGVYGK; from the coding sequence ATGAGGGTATCGGGGGCTCTGATCGTTATACTCTTGATAGCTCTAGCCTATGTTATTGTAAATCAACCGAGGTTTTGTCCTCAAAATCCTCAAATAAATGTCTACTTCTGTCCAGAGGACTCATGCGGTAACGCTGTGATCTCCCTAATCGATAGAGCCAATAGGAGCGTTGACGTCGCTATGTACTCATTCACGCATGAGGGCATAGCGGATGCCCTGATAAGGGCTAAGGAGAGGGGAGTAAGCGTCAGGGTGATAATTGAGAGTGAGCAGGTGACAAGTTATAGCCAGTATGGGAGGCTTAGAGCGGCGGGAATTGAGGTGAAACTGGATAAGAATCCCTACTTAATGCACAATAAGTTCGCTGTAGTGGATGGCAAGGTAGTGGCTACGGGTAGCTTCAATTACACTGAATCGGCTGATAAGAAGAACGATGAGAACTTAATAATCATATGGGATCCTGAGATAGCTAGTAAATATGAGAGCGAGTTCGAGGAGATGTGGGAGGGGGTCTACGGGAAATAA
- a CDS encoding sulfite exporter TauE/SafE family protein, protein MMQELVLLIVGLLGGIIGGLLGTGGCVIMLPALAFLFGYQLPIAIGTTITAVIITATSGAIGHIRIGNVDYGTAKVVAISGAIGAFIGSLIFILLAGNISILSLILGLAFLYVAVRMVYEGLRRSIGAKDGKEIPGSSKKKGILGFLIGILTGIVGLGGGYALVPSFIYLLGSPVKIAVGTSLASFISMALVSGAFKLIQGYVDVIAALLLGIGTAVGAQIGARLVARVPAWVIKILFGLVFLYVSLKFILLPFGIRI, encoded by the coding sequence ATGATGCAGGAACTAGTTCTGCTCATCGTAGGCCTATTAGGAGGGATAATAGGGGGACTGCTAGGTACAGGGGGTTGCGTCATAATGCTTCCCGCCCTCGCCTTCCTCTTCGGATATCAGCTGCCCATAGCGATAGGGACGACGATAACTGCCGTCATAATAACCGCTACCTCGGGAGCTATAGGCCACATAAGGATCGGGAACGTTGACTACGGAACAGCTAAGGTCGTGGCGATATCCGGAGCAATAGGAGCATTCATAGGGAGCCTAATATTCATCCTATTAGCTGGGAATATCTCAATCCTCAGCCTTATACTGGGGCTGGCTTTCCTATATGTAGCTGTTAGGATGGTTTATGAGGGGCTCAGGAGATCGATAGGGGCTAAGGATGGAAAGGAGATACCTGGAAGCTCAAAGAAGAAGGGGATCCTGGGCTTCCTGATAGGTATCCTCACCGGAATAGTTGGTCTGGGAGGAGGTTATGCCCTAGTCCCCTCATTCATATACCTCCTCGGTTCACCAGTTAAGATAGCTGTAGGGACATCCCTAGCATCCTTCATATCCATGGCCCTGGTGTCGGGAGCTTTCAAGCTCATCCAAGGTTACGTGGATGTGATAGCGGCCCTCCTCTTAGGGATAGGGACGGCTGTAGGTGCTCAAATAGGGGCCAGACTTGTCGCTAGGGTCCCCGCATGGGTGATAAAAATACTATTCGGACTGGTCTTCCTCTACGTCTCGCTCAAGTTCATATTATTACCCTTCGGGATCAGAATATAA